ACCGGCGGACCTGCCGTTCGATCTTCGCCACCACCAGGTCGATCGACGAGTACATGTCCTCGGTGGCTTCGTGCCCCGCGATCTGCAACCCGTTGTGCAGCTGCAGATTCACGTCGACGCGGTGCTTGTAGCGCTCCGTGCTCATCACGACGTGGCACGAGATCGGATCAGGAAAGTACTTCTTGATCCGCTGCATCCGCTCCTTCGCGTAGTCCTTGAGAGCGTCGGTCGCCTCCATCTGGCGAAACGTCACGGAAAATTGCATCGAGTCCCCCAGCGATCGGGTCGCGGACGGCGACAGCCGGCCGACGACGGCGTCAGAACACCTGCTTGCGCTTGGACGAGCTCAGGATCCCCATCTGTTCTCGGTACTTGGCCACCGTCCGGCGCGCGATGTCGATGTTTTGCTCCTTGAGGAGCTGCACGATCTTCTGATCGGAATACGGGCGCTGCTTCGGCTCGTTGTCGATGATCTCCTTGATCTTCTGCTTGACCGCCTGCGATGCGAGGTCTTCGCCGTTGGTGCGGGAGATCCCAGAGTTGAAGAAAAACTTGAGTTCGAAGATGCCCTGCGGCGTATGCACGTACTTGTTGGTCGTCACGCGCGAAATCGTGGACTCGTGCATGCCGATGTCTTCGGCCACATCGCGCAAGATCAGCGGCTTGAGGTGCGCGATCCCCTTGTCGAAGAAGTCGCGCTGAAACTTGATGATCGACTCGGTGACCTTGATGATCGTCCGCTGCCGCTGCTGAATCGACCGGATGAGCCACTGCGCGGACCGCAACTTCTCCTGGATGTACTCCTTGGTGCCGTCGCCCTTTTCGAACGCCGCGCGGTAGAAGTTGCTGATCTTGAGCTTCGGCAGGCCGTCGTCGTTGGGCACGACGAAGTATTTGTCGCCGACCTTGTGGACGTAGACGTCCGGCGTGATGTACCGCGGCTCGTCCAGCGAGTACTGCCGCCCCGGCCGCGGATCGAACTCCATGATCACCTTCGCCGCCTCGTAGATCTCCTCGAGCGGAGCCTTCAGGTCGCGCGCGATCGCCTGGTAGTTCTTCTTTTCGAGGTTGCCGAGATGGTCCTTGATGATCTTGACGACCAGATCGTCGTCCTCACCGTAGTGGATCGCCTGGATGAGCATGCACTCGGCCAGGCTGCGCGCGCCGACGCCGATCGGATCGAACCCCTGAATCGTCTCGAGGACCTCCTCGGCGACCTCCTCGGATACGCCGGCCTCGGCAGCGATTTCGGACAGCGGCGGCTCCTTCAGGTAGCCATCGCTGTCGAGGTTGCCGAGGATCAGCATGCCCACCCGCATCCGGTCCTCGTCGAGTTCGGTCATCTTGAGTTGCCACGCCAGATGCTCGAACAAGGACTCGCCGCGGGTGAGGGTGGCCTCGTAGCCGGGTAGATCGTCGTTGTCCGGCCGGTACGACGGCATCGGCGGCGCCGTCGAGTAGCTCTCCAGGTAGCTTTCCCAGTCGATCTCGTTGACCGCGCTGTCGTCGGCCTTGACCTCCTTTTCCGCCTCGGCCGCCGGAACTTCGGTCACGGGAGTCTCGGTCGCGCCAGCCTGCTCGACCTTGGCGGCGACGTCCGCGTCATCGCCCACCCGGCTCTCCTCCTTGGCCCCCACGCCGGTGAGTTCGACGTCGTCCTCCAGTACCGGGTTTTCGAGCATTTCCTCGCGGACGAGGTCCACGAGTTCCATCCGAGACAGCTGCAGCAGCTTGATGGCCTGCTGGAGCTGAGGCGTCATGACAAGCTGCTGGGACAGCTTGAGGTCAATCCTCATTTCCATGGCCATATGACTGAATCTCCTCGCTTTCTCGGCCGGCGGAGCCGCGTTTGGCGTCCATGATAGCGGTTGGCACCGCATTTGTACAGGCTTGACAAACGCGATGGCACCAGTATTGCAAGAACACCCTTGACACGGCCGGCCGAGTTGTGCGTCGCCCGCCGCGGGCCGGCGCGGCTGCAAACGGACCCGCACGTGCTCGCGCGTCACCGCCCGCGCCGACTCGGCACGCGCTCGCGCGTCACCGCCCGCGCCGACTCGGCACGCGCTCGCGCGGCCGTCCGGCGCGATGGTCCCGCACCACGGGCCCCGCTTTCACCCACGGGCCTGGAACCCACGTGGTGCGCCCGTCCGCGCCGCGGGTCCAATACCCGGGCTTCCATACGTGCCCGGCCCGCGCACGAACCCAGCGGCCCGGAACCCACACGTAC
This region of Deltaproteobacteria bacterium genomic DNA includes:
- the rpoN gene encoding RNA polymerase sigma-54 factor encodes the protein MAMEMRIDLKLSQQLVMTPQLQQAIKLLQLSRMELVDLVREEMLENPVLEDDVELTGVGAKEESRVGDDADVAAKVEQAGATETPVTEVPAAEAEKEVKADDSAVNEIDWESYLESYSTAPPMPSYRPDNDDLPGYEATLTRGESLFEHLAWQLKMTELDEDRMRVGMLILGNLDSDGYLKEPPLSEIAAEAGVSEEVAEEVLETIQGFDPIGVGARSLAECMLIQAIHYGEDDDLVVKIIKDHLGNLEKKNYQAIARDLKAPLEEIYEAAKVIMEFDPRPGRQYSLDEPRYITPDVYVHKVGDKYFVVPNDDGLPKLKISNFYRAAFEKGDGTKEYIQEKLRSAQWLIRSIQQRQRTIIKVTESIIKFQRDFFDKGIAHLKPLILRDVAEDIGMHESTISRVTTNKYVHTPQGIFELKFFFNSGISRTNGEDLASQAVKQKIKEIIDNEPKQRPYSDQKIVQLLKEQNIDIARRTVAKYREQMGILSSSKRKQVF